A portion of the Bacillus sp. es.034 genome contains these proteins:
- a CDS encoding RNA-binding protein has product MSSIYQHFRPDEKEFVDAVLQWKQTVEDQYTAKRTDFLDPRQQHIVESIIGQNDEIILSFYPENSERKRALLYPPYFQPEEEDFGIRLFEIQYPSKFVTIEHRQVLGTLMSLGLKRDKFGDILTGEDTIQLMLADEIADYVLMELTQIGKAKISLKDIPRRERLESREEWQEMTTTVSSMRLDVILAAIYNDSRQKAQTLIKSGHVKVNWKSVENPSFEVEASDVLSARGYGRSKVLSVEGRTKRDKWRISVGILK; this is encoded by the coding sequence ATGTCTTCGATCTATCAACATTTCAGGCCGGATGAGAAGGAGTTTGTAGATGCGGTACTCCAGTGGAAGCAGACAGTGGAAGATCAATATACAGCGAAACGAACGGACTTTTTGGACCCGAGACAGCAGCATATTGTCGAGTCCATCATTGGTCAAAACGATGAAATCATTCTATCGTTTTACCCTGAAAATTCGGAACGGAAACGGGCTTTATTGTATCCCCCTTATTTTCAGCCAGAGGAAGAAGATTTTGGAATCCGGTTATTTGAAATACAGTACCCGTCGAAGTTTGTTACAATAGAACATAGACAGGTATTAGGGACCTTGATGTCACTTGGGTTGAAAAGGGATAAATTCGGGGATATCCTGACAGGTGAGGATACCATTCAACTGATGCTGGCAGATGAAATTGCAGATTATGTCCTGATGGAACTGACCCAAATAGGGAAAGCCAAGATTTCTTTAAAGGATATTCCACGGAGGGAACGATTGGAAAGTCGGGAAGAATGGCAGGAGATGACGACGACCGTCAGTTCGATGAGGCTGGACGTTATACTTGCAGCCATCTATAATGATTCCCGCCAAAAGGCTCAAACCTTGATCAAAAGCGGGCATGTAAAAGTGAATTGGAAATCAGTTGAAAATCCCTCCTTTGAAGTCGAAGCTTCCGATGTTCTATCTGCCAGAGGGTACGGAAGAAGTAAGGTATTGTCCGTTGAAGGAAGAACAAAACGGGATAAATGGCGAATCTCTGTGGGGATTCTGAAATAA
- a CDS encoding YggT family protein, which produces MVMLYEILSKLIQLYSWALIIYILMSWFPNARETSIGQFLARICEPYLEPFRRFVPSIGMIDISPIVAFIVLNLAQSGLYQLFRWLI; this is translated from the coding sequence ATGGTAATGCTTTATGAAATTTTGTCTAAATTAATCCAACTATATTCATGGGCGTTAATCATTTATATTTTAATGTCCTGGTTCCCGAATGCCAGGGAGACGTCGATCGGACAGTTCCTTGCAAGGATCTGCGAACCGTATTTAGAACCATTTAGACGTTTTGTCCCATCGATCGGTATGATTGATATTTCACCGATTGTGGCATTCATTGTACTGAATCTGGCCCAATCAGGGTTGTACCAATTATTTAGATGGCTCATTTGA
- a CDS encoding cell division protein SepF, with protein sequence MGIKSKFKTFFLLDEDEYEYEEEKYEEEYEEKKPMKSQLSNSKQNVVSLQSVQKSSKMILVEPRVYAEAQEIADHLKNRRSVLVNLQRIQHDQAKRIVDFLSGTVYAIGGDIQRVGDNIFLCTPDNVEVSGNISEFLKEEDLSDSRW encoded by the coding sequence ATGGGTATTAAGTCAAAGTTTAAAACGTTCTTTTTGCTGGATGAAGATGAATACGAATATGAAGAAGAAAAGTATGAAGAAGAATACGAGGAGAAAAAGCCCATGAAGTCGCAGCTTTCAAATTCAAAACAAAATGTTGTGAGCCTTCAGAGTGTCCAGAAATCTTCCAAGATGATTCTTGTAGAACCAAGAGTATATGCAGAGGCCCAGGAAATTGCAGACCATCTGAAGAATCGACGCTCAGTCCTTGTGAACCTGCAGCGGATTCAGCATGACCAGGCGAAGCGTATTGTCGACTTTCTCAGTGGGACGGTGTATGCAATCGGCGGCGACATTCAACGTGTAGGCGATAATATTTTTCTGTGCACACCTGACAATGTTGAAGTGAGCGGAAATATTTCTGAGTTCTTAAAAGAGGAAGATTTATCAGACTCGAGGTGGTAA
- a CDS encoding YggS family pyridoxal phosphate-dependent enzyme — protein MKVSENIQHINENIQRACERSGRRIEDVNVVAVTKYVSIDRAEEAVEAGLLHLGENRDEGLISKWDVLRDKARWHFIGSLQSRKVKNIIDKVSYIHSLDRLSLAKEIHKRADKPVSCFVQVNVSGERSKHGISPDEVKEFVGSLKGLSNINVVGLMTMAPHTDDEPFLRSCFRQLKAIQEEIRSLNLPYAPCTELSMGMSNDYVIAIEEGATFIRIGTALVGND, from the coding sequence ATGAAGGTATCTGAAAATATTCAACACATCAATGAAAATATCCAACGGGCCTGTGAACGCAGCGGCAGAAGGATAGAAGACGTTAATGTTGTTGCGGTCACGAAATACGTATCCATCGACCGTGCAGAAGAAGCGGTTGAAGCAGGGCTTCTTCACTTAGGGGAAAACCGGGATGAGGGTCTGATCTCCAAGTGGGATGTTTTACGGGACAAGGCCCGGTGGCATTTCATCGGTTCCCTGCAATCAAGGAAGGTCAAAAACATCATTGATAAAGTATCATACATACACTCCCTGGATCGTCTGTCATTGGCGAAAGAAATTCATAAAAGAGCGGATAAGCCTGTGTCATGTTTCGTTCAAGTGAATGTTTCCGGAGAAAGATCCAAACATGGTATTTCTCCTGATGAAGTGAAAGAATTTGTCGGCAGTTTAAAAGGCTTATCCAATATTAACGTCGTAGGATTGATGACGATGGCCCCCCATACGGATGATGAACCTTTCTTAAGGTCTTGTTTCAGGCAGCTGAAGGCCATTCAGGAAGAAATTCGTTCACTTAATCTTCCATATGCCCCATGTACGGAGTTATCCATGGGAATGAGCAACGATTATGTGATTGCAATTGAAGAGGGTGCCACATTTATTCGTATTGGAACTGCATTAGTTGGAAATGACTGA
- the pgeF gene encoding peptidoglycan editing factor PgeF, whose protein sequence is MSKEPFVTETNSYYSIGNWTKKKPDLVAGITTNRGGISEGPFQSFNMGLHVGDKEASVIHNRHLLASSLDMPLDTFVAAEQTHGKNISFVSHEDRGKGAESYHNSIKDTDGFLTGERNLLLTMCYADCVPLYFLDTLTGTIGLAHAGWKGTVLEIGPKMVGAFIRRGSSLSSMEVVIGPSICKDCYMVDDYVIDKVKKTLEDENNLPYNLKEEGQYNLDLKKLNHQLLVQSGLHSDQIHTSSLCSSCHDEFFSYRRDGGETGRMMSFIGWKEK, encoded by the coding sequence GTGTCGAAAGAGCCTTTTGTAACAGAGACAAACTCATATTACTCCATTGGAAATTGGACGAAAAAAAAACCGGATCTCGTCGCGGGCATCACCACTAATCGTGGCGGAATAAGTGAAGGACCTTTTCAGTCATTCAATATGGGGCTTCATGTAGGAGATAAGGAAGCATCAGTCATTCACAATCGCCATCTTCTTGCATCCTCTCTGGATATGCCTCTTGATACCTTCGTGGCTGCTGAACAGACACATGGGAAGAATATCTCTTTCGTGAGCCATGAGGACAGAGGAAAAGGTGCAGAGAGCTATCATAACAGCATTAAAGATACCGACGGATTCCTGACAGGGGAAAGAAACCTTCTATTAACGATGTGTTATGCAGATTGTGTCCCCCTTTATTTCCTTGACACGTTGACCGGAACAATCGGTCTGGCACATGCGGGATGGAAGGGGACGGTCCTTGAAATAGGGCCGAAAATGGTCGGTGCGTTTATCAGGAGAGGTTCCTCCCTGTCTTCAATGGAAGTGGTGATAGGCCCTTCCATCTGTAAAGATTGCTATATGGTGGATGATTATGTGATTGATAAAGTGAAAAAAACACTAGAAGATGAAAACAACTTACCCTATAATTTAAAGGAAGAGGGACAGTACAATTTGGATTTGAAGAAGTTAAATCATCAGCTCTTGGTTCAGTCCGGATTGCATTCCGACCAAATCCATACTTCCAGTTTATGTTCGTCCTGTCACGATGAATTTTTCTCTTATAGAAGAGACGGTGGAGAAACGGGAAGAATGATGAGTTTTATTGGCTGGAAGGAGAAATAA
- a CDS encoding YlmC/YmxH family sporulation protein: MVRISEFQVKDVVSISDGRKLGNIGDIEINLDTGRIEAIVIGTGGKILGFFGKDEDIVIPWSSIVKIGEDVILVRYKDSHYIQGQLQEPKQSPDT; this comes from the coding sequence TTGGTGCGTATATCAGAATTCCAGGTGAAGGATGTTGTCAGTATTTCAGATGGGCGGAAATTGGGGAATATCGGTGACATAGAGATCAATCTGGATACTGGAAGAATCGAGGCGATCGTGATAGGCACTGGTGGAAAGATATTGGGGTTTTTCGGAAAAGACGAAGATATCGTGATTCCATGGAGCAGTATCGTAAAGATTGGGGAAGACGTCATTCTTGTCAGATATAAAGACAGCCATTACATTCAAGGACAGCTTCAGGAACCGAAACAATCCCCCGATACATGA
- the sigG gene encoding RNA polymerase sporulation sigma factor SigG → MTRNKVEICGVDTSKLPVLKNDEMRILFKEMQAGDISAREKLVNGNLRLVLSVIQRFNNRGEYVDDLFQVGCIGLMKSIDNFDLGQNVRFSTYAVPMIIGEIRRYLRDNNPIRVSRSLRDIAYKALQVREKLMGETSKEPTAEEIAKVLDVSHEEIVFALDAIQDPVSLFEPIYNDGGDPIFVMDQLSDEKNRDFHWIEEIALQEGMRRLNDREKLIISKRFFQGKTQMEVADEIGISQAQVSRLEKAAIKQMNKNIQ, encoded by the coding sequence ATGACACGTAATAAAGTCGAGATTTGTGGTGTGGATACGTCCAAATTACCAGTACTAAAAAATGATGAAATGAGAATTTTATTCAAGGAAATGCAAGCGGGTGATATCTCCGCGAGGGAAAAACTGGTCAACGGAAATTTACGCCTCGTCTTAAGTGTAATTCAACGCTTTAATAACCGTGGTGAGTATGTTGATGATTTATTTCAAGTAGGGTGTATCGGATTAATGAAATCCATCGATAATTTTGATTTGGGTCAAAACGTTCGATTCTCTACATACGCGGTACCGATGATCATTGGGGAAATCCGTCGATATTTGAGGGATAATAACCCGATAAGGGTGTCCCGTTCACTGCGGGATATTGCGTACAAAGCTCTGCAAGTAAGGGAGAAATTAATGGGTGAGACATCCAAGGAGCCGACTGCGGAAGAAATAGCCAAAGTTCTTGATGTATCACATGAAGAAATCGTATTCGCACTGGATGCCATACAAGACCCCGTTTCGCTGTTTGAACCCATCTATAATGATGGAGGAGACCCCATATTCGTTATGGATCAACTAAGCGACGAAAAGAATCGCGATTTCCACTGGATCGAAGAAATTGCCCTTCAAGAAGGAATGAGGCGATTAAATGATCGTGAGAAACTCATTATCAGCAAACGCTTCTTTCAAGGGAAAACCCAAATGGAAGTCGCAGATGAAATCGGAATCTCCCAAGCCCAAGTATCAAGACTGGAAAAAGCAGCAATCAAACAAATGAACAAAAATATTCAGTAA
- the sigE gene encoding RNA polymerase sporulation sigma factor SigE: protein MKKFKFKFLYYWYKLLIKLGLKTDEIYYIGGSEALPPPLTKEEEEVLLNKLPKGDKAARSLLIERNLRLVVYIARKFENTGINIEDLISIGTIGLIKAVNTFNPEKKIKLATYASRCIENEILMYLRRNNKIRSEVSFDEPLNIDWDGNELLLSDVLGTDEDIITKDLEATVDKKLLFNALHQLTDREKQIMELRFGLMGEEEKTQKDVADMLGISQSYISRLEKRIIKRLKKEFNKMV from the coding sequence ATGAAAAAATTCAAATTCAAGTTTTTATATTATTGGTACAAACTGTTAATCAAGCTGGGTCTGAAGACAGATGAAATTTACTACATAGGTGGTAGTGAAGCGCTCCCTCCACCGTTGACAAAGGAAGAGGAAGAAGTCCTCCTCAATAAATTGCCTAAAGGTGATAAGGCAGCGCGATCCTTATTGATAGAACGTAATTTAAGACTGGTAGTATATATCGCCCGAAAGTTTGAAAACACAGGCATCAATATAGAAGATCTGATCAGTATCGGCACCATCGGCCTTATTAAAGCAGTCAATACCTTCAATCCCGAAAAAAAAATCAAGTTGGCGACCTACGCATCAAGGTGTATAGAGAATGAAATTCTGATGTACTTAAGAAGGAACAACAAAATCCGTTCGGAAGTCTCATTTGACGAACCTCTCAATATCGATTGGGATGGAAATGAATTGCTGTTATCAGATGTTCTTGGGACGGATGAAGACATCATTACAAAAGACCTTGAAGCAACAGTGGATAAAAAATTACTCTTTAATGCCCTGCATCAGCTAACTGATCGTGAGAAACAAATTATGGAGCTTCGATTCGGATTGATGGGGGAAGAAGAAAAAACCCAGAAAGATGTGGCTGATATGCTTGGGATTTCCCAGTCCTATATTTCCCGTTTGGAAAAAAGGATTATTAAGCGATTAAAGAAGGAATTCAATAAAATGGTTTGA
- the spoIIGA gene encoding sigma-E processing peptidase SpoIIGA — MTLYLDVIWLLNLLVDFFLLWLTGIILKRQYALWRIGIGSLIGSVIILLAFSPVAHFTGNPLVKLLFSVVMVYSAFGYRRFRYYMSNLLMFYFVTFFTGGILIGTHYFISFDPSTESSMLLASIRGFGDPISWVFVMLALPLSWYFSKGRVDSIEHVKLQYDQLLKVKIQIDDFHCTVNGLVDSGNQLQDPISKSPVMILSIAEIEGEIPDVMKALCHDVDDIFSGEKQIDTRWSDRMRIVPAQSVGRSSQLLAAIKPDSLILSDHEAEWTIPNGLVSFREEPLSADGNFGAIVHPKMAARKPVLNVS, encoded by the coding sequence TTGACTTTATACTTGGATGTCATTTGGTTGTTAAATCTGTTAGTAGACTTTTTCTTATTATGGTTAACAGGAATCATCTTAAAGAGACAATACGCCCTCTGGAGAATAGGTATCGGGAGTCTGATAGGCTCAGTCATTATTCTCCTCGCTTTTTCACCAGTTGCTCACTTTACAGGAAACCCCTTAGTCAAGTTATTATTTTCCGTTGTCATGGTGTATTCAGCTTTTGGCTATAGAAGATTTCGCTACTATATGTCAAATCTTCTTATGTTTTATTTCGTCACCTTTTTTACGGGTGGGATATTAATTGGGACTCATTATTTTATCAGCTTCGATCCAAGTACGGAATCATCCATGTTGCTTGCAAGCATACGCGGATTTGGTGACCCGATAAGCTGGGTATTTGTGATGCTCGCCCTGCCGCTTTCCTGGTACTTTTCTAAGGGGAGGGTGGATAGTATCGAGCATGTGAAGCTCCAGTATGATCAGCTCTTGAAAGTCAAGATCCAGATCGATGATTTCCATTGTACTGTAAACGGTCTTGTGGACAGTGGGAATCAACTTCAGGATCCCATTTCAAAAAGTCCGGTGATGATTCTATCCATTGCTGAAATAGAGGGTGAGATTCCGGATGTAATGAAGGCACTTTGCCATGATGTAGATGACATTTTTTCGGGTGAGAAACAGATCGATACCCGCTGGTCTGACAGGATGCGAATTGTTCCTGCACAATCGGTTGGAAGAAGCAGTCAGCTTCTGGCAGCGATAAAGCCTGATTCACTGATACTCAGTGATCATGAAGCAGAATGGACCATACCAAATGGGTTAGTTTCCTTTAGGGAGGAACCTTTATCTGCCGATGGCAATTTCGGGGCAATCGTCCATCCTAAAATGGCTGCAAGAAAACCCGTGCTTAACGTTTCGTAA